The proteins below come from a single Gossypium raimondii isolate GPD5lz chromosome 2, ASM2569854v1, whole genome shotgun sequence genomic window:
- the LOC105788031 gene encoding GATA transcription factor 4, with translation MEAADFFVGGYYGGAAGDGFLPEQKPPENFTVDDLLDFSNEDAIISDYFLDNVAANSTDSSTVTTGGDSHFSSANVPHLSQFSGELCVPYDDLAELEWLSNFVEDSFSTDQNLQSNLQILATSKSPTPESSSSSTRSDNNPILQHDIPHPAKARSKRSRAPPCDWSTRVLHLIPKSMGQKKRENSNANPESSGRKCLHCAAEKTPQWRTGPMGPKTLCNACGVRYKSGRLVPEYRPAASPTFVSTKHSNSHRKVLELRRQKDLQRAQHQQFLSQTSIFGISDGGGGTDDFLIHHHGVPHFRHMI, from the exons ATGGAGGCGGCGGACTTCTTCGTCGGAGGATATTACGGTGGTGCAGCAGGCGACGGTTTCTTGCCGGAGCAAAAGCCACCAGAGAATTTCACGGTGGACGACCTCCTTGACTTCTCCAATGAAGATGCTATTATCAGCGACTATTTCCTCGACAATGTCGCCGCCAATTCCACCGATTCCTCCACCGTCACTACCGGAGGCGATAGCCACTTCTCCTCCGCTAATGTCCCTCACCTCTCTCAGTTCTCCGGCGAACTCTGCGTCCCG TATGATGATTTGGCGGAACTTGAATGGCTCTCGAATTTCGTAGAAGACTCCTTCTCAACAGATCAGAATTTACAAAGCAACCTCCAGATATTGGCCACCTCAAAATCACCCACGCCCGAATCATCCTCTTCATCCACCCGATCCGACAACAACCCGATTCTCCAACACGACATTCCACACCCGGCGAAAGCCCGGTCTAAGCGTTCACGGGCACCACCTTGCGATTGGTCCACCCGGGTCCTCCACCTCATCCCGAAATCCATGGGCCAGAAGAAAAGGGAGAACTCCAACGCCAACCCGGAGTCTTCCGGTCGTAAATGTTTGCATTGTGCGGCGGAGAAGACCCCGCAATGGAGAACGGGTCCAATGGGTCCGAAAACACTTTGTAATGCGTGTGGGGTGAGGTATAAGTCGGGTCGGTTGGTACCTGAATACCGACCCGCGGCAAGCCCGACATTTGTGTCGACGAAGCATTCGAATTCGCATAGGAAAGTTTTGGAGCTTAGGAGGCAAAAGGATTTGCAAAGAGCACAGCACCAACAGTTCCTTAGTCAAACTTCGATTTTCGGCATATCCGACGGTGGTGGTGGTACTGATGATTTCTTGATCCATCATCATGGTGTGCCCCATTTTAGGCACATgatttag